The following proteins are co-located in the Roseovarius arcticus genome:
- a CDS encoding YidB family protein has product MARGGFPSMTALLGVLAVAGFQNRDKISEFLSNKGGSGGNAGGDVEEMRGSSSGQSLASAPALQGGLGNLLKSLGIDQLLGGGLSELTDRFRQNGQSQSVDSWVGSGANRDVSTSELEQALGDETLDDLSEHTGLTREELLTRLSRELPQAVDKYTPEGHLPPQSA; this is encoded by the coding sequence ATGGCACGAGGTGGTTTTCCCTCTATGACCGCGCTGCTCGGAGTGTTGGCAGTTGCAGGTTTTCAAAACCGGGACAAAATCTCGGAATTTTTGTCAAATAAAGGCGGCTCCGGCGGAAACGCCGGTGGTGACGTTGAGGAAATGCGTGGAAGCTCATCTGGCCAAAGTCTGGCGAGCGCTCCAGCTCTTCAGGGGGGCCTTGGCAACCTTCTGAAATCACTTGGTATCGACCAGCTTCTTGGCGGTGGATTATCTGAGCTGACTGATCGCTTTCGCCAAAACGGCCAGTCGCAGAGCGTGGATTCCTGGGTCGGCTCAGGAGCAAACCGCGACGTTTCGACCTCTGAGCTTGAACAAGCATTGGGTGACGAAACCCTTGATGACCTGTCCGAGCATACCGGGCTCACGCGCGAAGAACTGCTCACACGCTTGTCGCGAGAGCTTCCGCAGGCGGTAGACAAATACACGCCAGAGGGACATTTACCACCGCAAAGCGCTTAG
- a CDS encoding DUF3618 domain-containing protein: MTSDNKSPDEIEREIERERAGLKDSIEDLQNRFSFDGFVQQFGDQFREHGGDFGRSVAKSARDNPVALALTGVGLAWMIFGSDRKVDRYDDRYSAPRGNHADRLGHDVPDYAARRGAAYSGPKAAAARNTGRQPSWARNWDDDELGGSYRDTSSGTSLGDRVSGAGASIKDAASGAKDAISSGSSSAAQSVSSGAASARDTAYDTASSVRDTVGHAAESVRDTAGNVWSSASQRAQSLQTRLSEGTEHLSEEARERIAAARARAIDARDEAARRLSRGSDQVADFYEEHPLVVGAVAFAVGAAVAGALPRTRVEDEYMGGYSDDLYDEAERIYSDEVEKAQKVVKAGVDEAKNVASEFKSDIDGAAPGDKSAVDAAVDKTKSAATRVADAAKDKANEQHLGDPKAES, encoded by the coding sequence ATGACAAGTGATAACAAATCCCCCGACGAGATCGAGCGCGAGATTGAACGCGAACGCGCAGGCCTCAAGGACTCTATCGAAGATCTGCAGAACCGCTTTTCGTTTGACGGTTTCGTGCAGCAATTCGGTGATCAGTTTCGCGAGCATGGCGGCGACTTCGGCCGCTCGGTTGCGAAATCTGCGCGCGATAATCCCGTCGCACTTGCCCTGACCGGCGTCGGATTGGCCTGGATGATCTTTGGCAGCGACCGCAAGGTGGATCGCTACGACGATCGCTACTCCGCGCCGCGTGGCAATCACGCTGATCGCTTGGGCCACGACGTGCCGGACTATGCGGCACGGCGCGGTGCGGCCTATTCCGGCCCCAAAGCGGCAGCCGCGCGGAATACCGGACGTCAGCCCAGCTGGGCGCGCAATTGGGACGATGACGAATTGGGTGGCTCGTACCGCGACACCAGTTCGGGCACGTCGCTAGGCGACCGGGTTTCGGGCGCAGGCGCATCAATCAAGGATGCAGCTAGCGGCGCAAAGGATGCGATTTCGTCCGGGTCATCTTCCGCCGCGCAGTCGGTTTCCTCTGGTGCAGCGTCGGCGCGGGATACGGCCTACGATACGGCCAGCAGCGTGCGCGATACGGTAGGTCATGCCGCTGAGAGCGTTCGTGACACTGCAGGCAATGTCTGGAGCAGCGCATCGCAGCGCGCGCAATCGCTTCAAACGCGCCTATCTGAGGGGACAGAGCATCTGTCCGAGGAAGCACGCGAGCGTATTGCCGCGGCCCGTGCGCGCGCCATCGATGCACGTGATGAAGCGGCACGTCGCCTCAGCCGAGGCAGCGATCAGGTCGCCGATTTCTACGAAGAGCATCCGCTTGTCGTAGGCGCGGTTGCTTTTGCCGTAGGCGCGGCTGTCGCGGGTGCTTTGCCCCGTACGCGGGTCGAAGATGAGTATATGGGGGGCTACAGCGACGATCTTTATGACGAAGCCGAGCGCATCTATTCCGACGAGGTCGAGAAGGCTCAAAAGGTCGTCAAGGCAGGCGTGGACGAGGCCAAGAACGTTGCGTCGGAGTTCAAGTCCGATATCGACGGCGCGGCGCCCGGAGACAAAAGCGCAGTCGACGCCGCCGTCGACAAGACAAAATCAGCGGCCACACGCGTTGCCGATGCTGCCAAGGACAAAGCGAACGAGCAGCACCTCGGAGATCCGAAGGCAGAAAGCTAA
- a CDS encoding SDR family NAD(P)-dependent oxidoreductase, with protein sequence MDKVAVISGASRGIGAAVANRLADAGWRLSLGMRTPQDANARWAEHHVSEFDAAAQGEARWIREALEHYGRIDAVICCAGVMEPQDVIEIDDDVLDAMMEVNVKSPRRLVRAAWDALGGSGQGRVIMLASLSGKRVASAASGSYSMSKFAAVALTHGIRQKGWDQGIRATAICPSYVNTDMAAAITEFPAQQMTQPVDIARMVELALDLPNTASVAEIAVTCRREAHY encoded by the coding sequence ATGGATAAAGTGGCAGTGATATCAGGGGCCAGCCGGGGTATAGGCGCGGCAGTCGCTAACCGGCTAGCGGATGCGGGATGGCGACTATCGCTAGGGATGCGGACGCCGCAGGACGCAAACGCGCGCTGGGCAGAGCACCACGTCTCAGAATTCGACGCCGCTGCACAAGGCGAGGCGCGCTGGATCCGCGAGGCGCTGGAGCACTATGGCCGTATCGACGCCGTCATCTGCTGCGCCGGAGTGATGGAGCCGCAGGACGTGATTGAGATAGACGACGATGTGCTGGACGCGATGATGGAGGTGAACGTGAAATCCCCCCGCCGTCTGGTGCGCGCCGCGTGGGACGCACTGGGCGGATCAGGGCAAGGGCGCGTCATCATGCTCGCATCGCTGTCGGGCAAGCGGGTGGCGTCGGCCGCCAGCGGTTCGTACTCGATGTCGAAATTTGCGGCTGTGGCCCTGACCCACGGCATACGGCAAAAGGGTTGGGACCAGGGTATACGCGCCACGGCGATCTGCCCCAGCTACGTCAATACCGATATGGCCGCCGCAATTACCGAATTCCCGGCCCAGCAAATGACGCAGCCCGTCGATATCGCCCGCATGGTCGAACTGGCGCTTGATCTGCCAAACACTGCATCCGTCGCGGAAATAGCCGTGACCTGCCGCCGTGAGGCGCATTACTGA
- a CDS encoding DeoR/GlpR family DNA-binding transcription regulator, translated as MNHVPTHSHREIELLDMVRRLGGSARSAELAKSLDVSEETVRRTIKALSKAGALERVRGGACLATSQNAPSFFRRISEYQEEKRAIASAVAGRVSDRMTLFLDVGSTTAFVAEELRKHLELTVVTNSIGVAQALAGHNGNRVHLLGGEMMGEERGTFGFVTENQARRFAFDMAILGANALSSRQGFLFLSASDASLANVVAACADRVLFALNSQKFNQTAPHCGPDPRAVDELVTDALPDSKITSKLHGWGIEVTLAK; from the coding sequence ATGAACCACGTGCCCACCCACTCTCACCGAGAGATTGAACTCTTGGATATGGTACGGCGTCTGGGGGGATCGGCTCGCAGCGCTGAGTTGGCCAAATCTCTGGACGTGTCCGAAGAAACCGTGCGTCGAACGATCAAAGCGTTATCAAAAGCAGGAGCATTAGAACGGGTACGTGGAGGGGCTTGCCTCGCGACCTCACAGAACGCGCCGAGCTTCTTTCGGAGGATATCGGAATATCAGGAAGAGAAACGAGCAATTGCGTCAGCGGTGGCTGGACGGGTTTCAGATCGGATGACTTTGTTTCTGGATGTAGGGTCGACGACTGCCTTTGTTGCTGAAGAATTGCGGAAACATCTTGAGTTGACCGTCGTTACGAACTCAATCGGAGTGGCGCAGGCGCTGGCTGGCCACAACGGTAATCGGGTACATCTTTTAGGTGGCGAGATGATGGGTGAAGAGCGTGGAACGTTTGGTTTTGTGACCGAAAATCAGGCACGGCGTTTCGCGTTTGATATGGCCATTCTCGGCGCCAATGCTCTGTCGTCCAGACAGGGATTTCTTTTTCTCAGCGCGTCCGATGCCAGTCTGGCCAACGTCGTCGCCGCTTGCGCCGACCGTGTGCTGTTCGCGTTAAATAGCCAAAAATTCAACCAAACGGCCCCCCATTGTGGCCCCGATCCACGTGCAGTGGACGAGTTGGTGACTGACGCTCTGCCAGACAGTAAAATTACCTCAAAATTGCACGGATGGGGTATCGAGGTCACGCTTGCAAAATGA
- a CDS encoding mechanosensitive ion channel family protein produces MEEIDAEPQMIFDKIDAWVDGLFKLLPNIAVAVVVIVLFWLLARGLSALVRRSARNRDRTSLAEVGGALVKWAIVIIGIMLAVTIVAPTVTPGDLIAGLGVSSVAIGFAFKDILQNMLAGILILLRQPFAVGDQIVSGGHEGTVEKIETRATFVKTYDGCRVVIPNSDIYTDSVIVRTAFEERRSQYDIGVGCNDDWTEARRLIQEACATVEGVSADPAPETIPIELGDFANVIRLRWWTKSDRASQIHVFGEVLQAVYKKLDSAGIDMPYPTQVHLFHDQTEEHDGNRSMQREGWPAGTGEVPKQARIVDGFKKSEANSSS; encoded by the coding sequence ATGGAAGAAATAGACGCCGAACCACAGATGATTTTTGACAAGATTGACGCTTGGGTAGACGGACTGTTTAAGTTGCTGCCTAACATCGCAGTAGCCGTCGTTGTTATCGTGCTTTTCTGGCTGCTCGCGCGAGGCCTCAGCGCATTGGTGCGCAGATCCGCCAGAAACCGTGACCGTACCAGCCTGGCCGAAGTGGGCGGGGCGCTGGTCAAATGGGCGATTGTCATTATTGGCATCATGTTGGCTGTGACGATTGTCGCGCCGACTGTGACGCCCGGTGATCTCATTGCGGGCCTGGGTGTTAGCTCTGTCGCAATCGGTTTTGCGTTCAAGGATATTCTGCAAAATATGCTGGCAGGTATTTTAATTCTTTTGCGCCAGCCATTTGCGGTCGGGGATCAGATCGTGTCGGGTGGGCATGAGGGAACCGTGGAAAAGATCGAAACACGCGCGACATTTGTCAAAACCTACGACGGTTGCCGCGTCGTAATCCCCAATTCTGACATCTACACAGATAGCGTCATTGTGCGAACCGCATTTGAAGAGCGGCGCTCGCAGTACGACATCGGCGTGGGTTGCAATGACGACTGGACTGAGGCACGCCGCCTGATCCAAGAAGCGTGCGCGACCGTTGAGGGAGTGTCTGCCGATCCCGCGCCTGAAACAATCCCGATCGAGCTGGGCGATTTTGCGAACGTAATCCGCCTGCGTTGGTGGACGAAATCGGACCGTGCGAGCCAAATCCACGTCTTTGGCGAAGTTTTGCAGGCGGTCTATAAAAAGCTCGATAGCGCTGGCATCGACATGCCGTATCCGACCCAAGTGCATCTTTTCCACGACCAGACCGAAGAACACGATGGCAACCGGTCAATGCAAAGAGAGGGCTGGCCTGCAGGGACGGGAGAGGTGCCAAAGCAGGCGCGGATCGTGGATGGGTTTAAAAAATCTGAGGCGAATTCCAGCAGCTGA
- a CDS encoding YihY/virulence factor BrkB family protein codes for MSRGRHAEKPTTIPAKGWKDIALRVKAEMADDHVGLIAAGVAFYALLAIFPALTALLAIGGLLVDPSQIVDELQTLTAIMPEEVSTIILSQAKGVAGSRQGGLGLAAVLGIVLALYSASKGVGSLIEGLNVAYDEDEERGFIWLKVVTFGLTIGLIIGALLAMGLMMAVSAVLAFVQLGSVIEVVVTGASWLFMLVLIAIALSCLYRFGPDRDRAEWKWASPGSVVATVIWLIASVGFALYVTNFGSYNESFGSLAGVIVLLMWLWISAYIVVLGAELNAEMEAQTRYDTTVGADEPMGQRGAEKADKLGRRKS; via the coding sequence ATGAGCCGTGGCCGCCATGCAGAAAAACCGACGACTATCCCGGCCAAGGGCTGGAAGGACATCGCTCTGCGGGTCAAGGCTGAGATGGCAGATGATCACGTTGGCCTTATCGCTGCCGGCGTCGCGTTCTACGCGCTTTTGGCAATTTTCCCTGCATTGACGGCGTTGTTGGCGATAGGCGGCCTACTGGTCGATCCGTCGCAGATCGTCGATGAGTTGCAGACGCTGACCGCCATCATGCCCGAGGAGGTGTCCACGATCATCCTGTCGCAGGCCAAAGGTGTTGCCGGGTCGCGCCAAGGCGGGTTGGGCCTGGCTGCGGTGCTTGGTATTGTGCTGGCGCTTTACTCAGCATCGAAAGGCGTCGGTAGTTTGATTGAGGGACTGAACGTCGCTTACGACGAAGATGAGGAACGCGGATTTATATGGCTGAAGGTTGTGACATTTGGCCTGACCATAGGCTTAATCATTGGCGCTCTGCTGGCGATGGGATTAATGATGGCAGTGTCGGCTGTGCTGGCGTTTGTTCAACTTGGGTCGGTGATCGAGGTTGTTGTGACGGGCGCGAGCTGGCTGTTCATGCTTGTTCTTATCGCGATTGCGCTTTCTTGCCTCTACCGGTTTGGCCCTGATCGCGATCGTGCCGAATGGAAATGGGCCTCTCCCGGCTCGGTCGTAGCCACCGTAATCTGGCTAATCGCCTCGGTCGGCTTTGCGCTCTACGTTACGAATTTCGGCTCCTATAATGAGAGCTTCGGCTCGCTCGCTGGGGTGATCGTACTGCTCATGTGGCTATGGATTTCGGCGTATATCGTCGTTTTGGGGGCAGAGCTGAATGCCGAGATGGAAGCGCAGACCAGATACGACACGACTGTAGGTGCCGACGAGCCGATGGGCCAGCGCGGGGCTGAGAAGGCCGACAAGTTGGGCAGGCGAAAGAGCTGA
- a CDS encoding sugar phosphate isomerase/epimerase family protein — protein sequence MIAPTGFLESDAGTWHAQISNLSVERAAQLAVRARHAPLYAHAFSFHLNFRFGGMKPIDLLDFASEQNLTGVKIHVEDGEHNSLQADRQTWGKFGERARSLGLDVHIETSVTTGDGLGDAIAIAKATGATSVRCYPRYEARVSEIITRTISDLKQLAEFDPKGALLFTLEQHEDLTSSELVHIIESVGNPNLSLLFDFGNMVNAYERPLEALAAQSAYITQVHIKDCWVRSDRGGWAQLGCKSGTGHLPFAELLLGLLLLGEDAPQVNAFALEEEADYFAPAMRFPTEEEDPLIKFRTSSLTPVAEAGLDERLKRERDEALTQVVYVRGLLEKFENAANKTVAKANS from the coding sequence ATGATCGCTCCTACTGGGTTTTTAGAATCTGACGCGGGCACGTGGCATGCCCAGATATCAAACCTATCAGTGGAGCGGGCGGCGCAACTGGCAGTGCGGGCGCGCCATGCACCATTGTACGCTCACGCCTTTTCATTCCACCTGAATTTTCGCTTCGGAGGCATGAAACCAATTGATCTATTGGACTTTGCGTCCGAGCAAAATTTGACTGGCGTGAAAATTCATGTCGAAGACGGTGAGCATAACAGCCTTCAGGCCGACCGGCAGACATGGGGCAAGTTTGGCGAACGGGCGCGTTCCCTGGGCCTCGATGTTCATATTGAAACAAGTGTAACCACCGGTGACGGACTGGGCGACGCTATTGCCATCGCAAAAGCGACAGGCGCCACGTCCGTGCGTTGCTATCCGCGTTATGAGGCCAGAGTATCGGAAATCATCACCAGAACGATTTCTGATTTGAAACAACTCGCTGAATTCGACCCCAAAGGGGCCTTGCTTTTCACGCTCGAACAGCACGAAGATCTAACCTCCTCCGAACTCGTGCATATTATTGAAAGTGTTGGCAATCCGAACCTTTCCTTGCTGTTTGACTTTGGCAATATGGTCAATGCCTACGAGCGCCCCCTAGAGGCGTTGGCAGCGCAAAGCGCCTATATCACGCAGGTGCATATTAAGGATTGCTGGGTCAGATCCGACCGGGGCGGCTGGGCGCAACTTGGCTGCAAGAGCGGAACCGGACATCTGCCTTTTGCAGAGTTGTTGCTGGGCCTGCTGTTGCTAGGAGAAGACGCGCCACAAGTGAATGCTTTCGCCTTGGAAGAAGAAGCGGACTATTTTGCGCCCGCCATGCGTTTCCCGACTGAGGAAGAAGATCCCCTGATTAAATTCCGCACATCCAGCCTGACGCCGGTCGCTGAAGCGGGATTGGACGAACGATTGAAGCGGGAACGTGATGAGGCCTTGACGCAGGTCGTATATGTACGCGGCCTTCTCGAGAAGTTTGAAAATGCAGCAAACAAGACGGTCGCCAAAGCGAACTCATAG
- a CDS encoding PRC-barrel domain-containing protein — protein MDHSKHTPLRQDEMTTATVEGANVYGPDDGHIGDVSHLHGTGATAKAVVDVGGFLGLGAKPVALPASSLDFMRDEHGKVHAKTAMTKDQLKDLPEHKH, from the coding sequence ATGGACCACTCAAAGCACACACCCCTCCGACAAGATGAAATGACGACAGCGACTGTCGAAGGTGCAAATGTTTACGGACCAGACGATGGTCATATCGGCGATGTTTCCCACCTTCATGGCACCGGCGCTACGGCAAAAGCCGTTGTGGATGTCGGCGGGTTTCTTGGTCTTGGCGCCAAGCCTGTTGCGCTACCGGCGTCTAGCTTGGACTTCATGCGCGACGAACATGGCAAAGTTCATGCGAAAACCGCGATGACAAAAGATCAGTTGAAAGACTTGCCGGAGCACAAGCACTAA
- a CDS encoding pyridoxal phosphate-dependent aminotransferase: protein MTQFRKSTALSRIQPAATIAITQKARDLRSQGRDIISLSIGEPDFDTPDHVKAAAAEAVARGETKYTPIPGIPQLRQAVADKFARENGLDYAPSQTIVCTGGKQVIANALLATLDAGDDVIIPAPYWVSYAQMVDMTGAISVVVETSAEEGFLLTPAALEAAITAKTRWLFINSPSNPSGAVYGADDLRALAEVLERHPHVWVLSDDMYEHLIYGGVPFATMAAAAPAMNDRTLTMNGVSKAYAMTGWRIGYAAGPQALIDAMALMQGQLTSGAARPSQWAAHAALTGPQDELEVRRAAFERRRDLVVQRLNTIPGMECPTPPGAFYVFPSCAAFLGKATPAGTKIDTDEDFCMALLEEGGVATVHGAAFGQSPYFRISYAASEPELMDAVDRIAAFCAGLS, encoded by the coding sequence ATGACCCAGTTCCGCAAATCCACCGCGCTATCGCGTATCCAACCTGCGGCGACCATCGCCATCACGCAAAAGGCGCGCGACCTGCGCAGCCAAGGGCGTGACATTATCTCGCTGTCGATCGGCGAGCCGGATTTTGACACGCCCGATCACGTAAAGGCAGCCGCCGCCGAGGCCGTCGCGCGCGGCGAGACGAAATACACCCCCATCCCCGGCATCCCGCAACTGCGGCAGGCAGTCGCGGATAAGTTCGCGCGCGAGAATGGGTTGGACTATGCGCCCTCGCAAACCATCGTCTGCACAGGGGGCAAGCAGGTGATCGCCAACGCGCTGCTGGCCACGCTCGATGCGGGCGACGATGTGATCATCCCCGCGCCCTATTGGGTGAGCTACGCCCAGATGGTCGACATGACAGGCGCGATCTCGGTCGTGGTGGAAACAAGCGCCGAAGAGGGATTTCTGCTGACACCCGCCGCGCTGGAAGCTGCAATTACCGCTAAGACGCGTTGGCTGTTTATTAATTCGCCATCAAACCCGTCGGGCGCAGTCTACGGCGCGGATGATCTGCGCGCGCTGGCGGAGGTGCTGGAGCGGCACCCCCACGTCTGGGTGCTGTCCGACGACATGTACGAACACCTGATTTATGGCGGTGTCCCTTTTGCCACCATGGCCGCTGCCGCCCCGGCGATGAACGATCGCACCTTGACCATGAACGGCGTCAGTAAGGCCTACGCCATGACCGGCTGGCGCATTGGATATGCGGCAGGACCGCAGGCCCTGATCGACGCGATGGCGTTGATGCAGGGCCAGTTGACCAGCGGCGCGGCGCGGCCCAGCCAGTGGGCAGCCCATGCCGCGCTGACTGGCCCGCAGGACGAGTTGGAGGTGCGGCGCGCCGCATTCGAGCGTCGCCGCGATTTAGTGGTGCAGCGCCTAAATACCATTCCCGGCATGGAATGCCCCACCCCGCCCGGCGCCTTTTACGTGTTCCCGTCCTGCGCGGCGTTTCTGGGCAAGGCGACGCCCGCAGGAACGAAAATCGACACCGATGAGGATTTCTGCATGGCCCTCTTGGAGGAAGGCGGCGTTGCGACCGTCCATGGCGCAGCCTTCGGTCAGAGCCCCTACTTCCGCATCAGCTATGCCGCGTCTGAGCCCGAACTGATGGATGCCGTGGACCGCATCGCGGCTTTTTGCGCAGGGCTGTCGTGA
- a CDS encoding phage holin family protein: MNDPTRKSTTDMLGDALNHVSSLVRKEVDLARAEVSENLNKAAVAIGLIIGAVIVALTALNVLSAALVAALTNAGIDAGWSALIVGAVFAIIAFVMVGKGINDLKLSSLAPSRTAKNVKRDANAVKDAYDDK; the protein is encoded by the coding sequence ATGAACGATCCGACAAGGAAATCTACGACCGACATGCTGGGCGACGCCCTGAACCATGTCAGCAGTTTGGTGCGCAAAGAAGTCGATTTGGCACGCGCCGAGGTTTCCGAGAACCTCAACAAAGCGGCCGTCGCCATCGGGCTGATCATTGGTGCAGTTATCGTCGCCCTAACAGCGCTTAACGTGCTGTCCGCCGCCCTCGTCGCTGCCCTGACCAACGCGGGTATTGATGCCGGTTGGAGCGCACTGATCGTCGGTGCGGTCTTTGCCATCATCGCATTTGTGATGGTTGGCAAGGGGATCAACGACCTCAAACTGTCCAGCCTTGCACCCTCTCGCACCGCTAAAAACGTCAAGCGTGATGCCAACGCAGTAAAGGATGCCTACGATGACAAGTGA
- a CDS encoding mechanosensitive ion channel family protein, with protein sequence MENNKGTEQAVKLLNDFQNISFVEIVVVVALTWLAIVTVRKLAPFFAERGPQQLRLWLLGSVPIARLLLMIFAIMWIIPIIFNVTFQNFLVIAGAASVAIGFAFKDYVSSLVAGVVAIFERPYRPGDWVEIEGDYGEVQHVGLRSLRIVTADDNLITVPHSHIWSSNISNANDGTRTLMCVCHFYLNPEHDATRMRSALQDVALTSAYLNWAKPVAVMIAQTPYSTHYQVKAYPFDLRDQFLFISDVTERGKNAIAEAGGREVAAVVAPAI encoded by the coding sequence ATGGAAAACAACAAAGGCACCGAGCAGGCGGTAAAACTGCTCAATGACTTTCAAAATATCAGCTTTGTAGAAATTGTCGTGGTAGTCGCGCTCACATGGCTTGCCATCGTCACCGTGCGCAAGCTCGCGCCATTTTTTGCTGAACGTGGCCCTCAACAATTGCGTCTCTGGCTGCTCGGCTCAGTGCCGATCGCGCGGCTGCTTTTGATGATCTTTGCTATTATGTGGATCATACCGATCATCTTCAACGTGACGTTTCAAAACTTTCTGGTGATTGCAGGTGCCGCCAGCGTCGCGATCGGTTTTGCATTCAAGGATTACGTCAGCAGTCTGGTCGCGGGCGTGGTTGCTATATTTGAGCGCCCGTATAGGCCCGGCGACTGGGTCGAGATTGAGGGTGACTACGGCGAAGTGCAGCATGTCGGCCTGCGCAGCCTGCGTATCGTCACTGCGGATGACAACCTGATCACGGTTCCTCATTCGCACATCTGGTCGTCAAACATATCCAATGCCAACGATGGCACCCGCACATTGATGTGCGTCTGTCATTTCTACCTCAATCCGGAACACGATGCGACGCGAATGCGGTCAGCGTTGCAGGATGTGGCACTAACCAGCGCATATTTGAACTGGGCAAAGCCGGTAGCGGTGATGATAGCCCAGACCCCCTACAGCACGCATTATCAGGTCAAGGCTTATCCCTTTGATTTGCGTGATCAGTTTTTGTTCATCAGCGATGTAACCGAGCGTGGCAAAAACGCTATCGCCGAGGCAGGCGGCAGAGAAGTCGCTGCAGTGGTCGCCCCTGCAATTTAA
- a CDS encoding ABC transporter permease yields the protein MSGQANLETSGKSKLVLRVYMGVFFFYMFFPLIIMVVAGFNDYSQPSVTVWRGFTLKWFFELAQDGRMWSGLANSLIIAVCVILIAMPQGLAGALLLTRLQSRFTGVLYAIMVSPLLTPGIILGISTVIFWRNLGVGGGLFTAILAQSTFVSSYAMLMFMARLQRQDISLEEAALDLGATHTQAFWRITVPFLKPTIVTASVIAFLQSFENYNTTIFSIGGQHTLVTEIGSRMRFGLSPTINVIGILFIALTIVFASIYGVLRERERRKEEAQ from the coding sequence AAGCAAATCTCGAGACCAGCGGGAAAAGCAAACTGGTGCTTCGTGTCTACATGGGGGTGTTTTTCTTCTACATGTTCTTCCCCCTCATCATTATGGTTGTGGCGGGCTTCAACGACTATTCTCAACCTTCTGTAACTGTGTGGCGCGGCTTCACTTTGAAGTGGTTCTTTGAGCTAGCGCAGGATGGACGTATGTGGTCTGGTCTTGCAAATTCGCTGATCATCGCAGTTTGCGTTATCTTGATCGCAATGCCGCAGGGACTTGCCGGGGCTCTTTTGCTCACGCGCCTCCAGTCTCGCTTTACAGGGGTATTGTATGCGATAATGGTTTCACCGCTTTTGACCCCCGGGATTATTCTTGGAATCTCGACAGTTATTTTCTGGCGCAATCTCGGTGTTGGTGGTGGATTATTCACAGCAATTCTCGCGCAATCCACTTTCGTTTCCTCTTACGCGATGCTGATGTTCATGGCCCGCCTACAGCGCCAGGATATTAGTCTGGAGGAAGCAGCACTGGATCTGGGTGCCACTCATACGCAGGCATTCTGGCGGATCACGGTCCCATTCCTAAAGCCTACAATTGTGACCGCGTCGGTGATTGCATTCCTTCAATCGTTTGAAAACTACAATACCACGATCTTTTCAATCGGCGGGCAACACACCCTTGTCACGGAGATCGGGTCGCGAATGCGTTTTGGTCTTAGTCCTACGATCAATGTGATAGGGATCCTATTCATCGCTTTGACCATCGTCTTCGCGTCGATCTATGGGGTGCTGCGTGAACGGGAACGCCGCAAGGAAGAAGCACAATGA
- a CDS encoding GlsB/YeaQ/YmgE family stress response membrane protein, which translates to MGFIWTIIIGFVAGVIAKFVTPGDNEPSGFILTTILGIIGAFVATWIGQAVGWYSAGDGAGFVGAIVGAVIVLLIWGAVVGRRNS; encoded by the coding sequence ATGGGTTTTATCTGGACAATAATAATTGGCTTTGTCGCCGGGGTGATTGCAAAGTTCGTCACTCCCGGTGACAACGAGCCATCTGGTTTTATACTTACCACTATTTTGGGCATTATCGGCGCGTTTGTTGCGACATGGATCGGGCAGGCCGTCGGATGGTATAGCGCTGGCGATGGTGCAGGATTTGTTGGTGCGATTGTAGGCGCCGTTATTGTTCTGTTGATTTGGGGCGCTGTTGTTGGTCGTCGCAATTCTTAA